The proteins below come from a single Zhouia spongiae genomic window:
- the mutL gene encoding DNA mismatch repair endonuclease MutL, with protein MADVIKLLPDHVANQIAAGEVVQRPSSVVKELLENAIDATATEIKLIVKDAGKTLVQVIDNGAGMSATDARLSFERHATSKITSAEDLFQLHTKGFRGEALASIAAIAHVEMNTRKEDDDVGVCIKIEGGKIISQDVNVTPKGTSIAVKNLFFNIPARRNFLKSDHVELRHIIDEFHRVALTHPDIQFELYNNGSEVFSLPATNIRQRIVHVFGSKTNEKLVPVEEDTEVVKLSGFVFKPEFSKKTRGEQFFFVNKRFIKSSYLNHAISSAFEGLLKDQAHPSYFLYLDVKPSTIDINIHPTKTEIKFDDEHTIYAILRSAVKHGLGQFNVAPVLDFDRDPNLDTPYNYQDKKADVPTIEVDANFNPFEEDVKKPSSYSGFSTPSYKKGGAGSWESLYAGLDEEQDQDDFSSIELESEEVTGSLFDEAAEETTSAITFQLQRKYIVTSIKSGMVIIDQSRAHQRVLYEQFLKDITVKEAVSQQLLFPLNLNFSKSEINLLKELRESLESTGFMFSNFEDDSVEISGVPVNVSESEIGGVLDQLLSDFKEEVPETGFSQTDLLAKTLCKTLSVRTGEPLNKVSQEALVNNLFACKEPHISPFHRPTYVTMTADDLDKKFI; from the coding sequence ATGGCAGACGTTATTAAGCTTTTACCAGATCATGTTGCCAATCAGATTGCTGCGGGGGAAGTGGTTCAAAGACCGTCTTCTGTAGTGAAGGAATTATTAGAGAATGCGATTGATGCCACAGCGACTGAAATCAAACTGATAGTTAAGGATGCGGGGAAAACACTTGTCCAGGTGATCGACAACGGGGCAGGGATGAGTGCAACAGATGCCCGGTTATCGTTTGAGCGCCATGCCACTTCCAAAATAACATCAGCAGAGGATTTATTTCAATTACATACCAAGGGATTCCGCGGAGAAGCTTTAGCTTCGATCGCAGCGATTGCCCATGTTGAGATGAATACGAGAAAGGAAGACGATGATGTGGGGGTGTGTATTAAGATCGAAGGGGGGAAGATTATTTCCCAGGACGTAAACGTAACTCCGAAGGGTACTTCTATAGCGGTAAAGAACCTGTTCTTTAATATTCCGGCGAGGAGAAATTTCCTTAAGTCTGATCATGTAGAGCTAAGGCATATTATTGATGAGTTTCACCGGGTTGCATTAACGCATCCGGACATCCAGTTTGAACTTTACAATAACGGGAGCGAGGTGTTTAGTTTACCGGCTACCAATATCCGTCAGCGTATTGTTCATGTGTTTGGCAGTAAAACCAATGAAAAGCTGGTTCCTGTTGAAGAGGATACGGAGGTGGTAAAGCTTTCCGGTTTTGTGTTTAAACCGGAGTTTTCAAAAAAAACACGGGGAGAACAATTTTTCTTTGTGAATAAAAGGTTTATTAAAAGTTCTTACCTAAACCATGCGATATCTTCGGCATTCGAAGGCTTGTTGAAGGACCAGGCACACCCGAGCTATTTTCTTTATCTCGATGTAAAGCCGTCTACAATTGATATCAACATCCATCCTACTAAAACTGAGATAAAATTTGACGACGAACATACTATATACGCGATTTTAAGATCGGCCGTAAAACATGGTTTGGGGCAGTTTAATGTGGCTCCTGTTCTGGATTTTGACCGAGACCCTAACCTGGATACTCCTTATAACTATCAGGATAAAAAGGCCGATGTACCTACAATTGAAGTGGATGCTAATTTTAACCCGTTTGAGGAGGATGTTAAGAAACCTTCATCTTATTCGGGTTTTTCAACTCCTTCTTACAAAAAGGGAGGTGCCGGCAGCTGGGAGAGTTTGTATGCAGGTCTCGACGAGGAGCAGGATCAGGATGATTTTTCATCGATTGAACTGGAATCGGAAGAAGTCACCGGATCTCTTTTTGATGAGGCTGCGGAGGAAACCACCTCTGCCATAACTTTTCAGTTGCAACGAAAGTATATAGTTACTTCGATAAAGTCCGGAATGGTGATTATAGACCAGTCGAGGGCGCATCAAAGAGTATTGTATGAGCAATTTTTAAAAGATATAACCGTTAAAGAAGCTGTCAGTCAGCAATTGTTGTTTCCGCTGAATTTGAATTTCTCAAAATCAGAGATCAATTTGTTAAAGGAATTGAGGGAGAGCCTGGAGAGTACCGGTTTTATGTTTTCGAACTTTGAAGACGACAGCGTTGAGATCAGCGGTGTCCCTGTGAATGTATCCGAAAGCGAGATAGGCGGGGTGCTCGACCAGCTTTTATCAGATTTTAAAGAGGAGGTTCCGGAAACCGGTTTTTCACAAACGGACCTGTTGGCAAAAACCTTATGTAAGACCTTGTCGGTAAGAACCGGAGAGCCATTGAACAAGGTTTCTCAGGAGGCATTGGTGAACAACCTGTTTGCGTGTAAGGAGCCTCATATTTCTCCTTTTCACAGGCCAACCTATGTGACTATGACCGCTGATGACCTTGATAAAAAATTTATTTAG
- the ribH gene encoding 6,7-dimethyl-8-ribityllumazine synthase: protein MATENKNLSHYDKTAIPSAKQFRFGIVVSEWNEQITGALCEGAKEALLDCGAIAGNIVKWDVPGSFELTFGAKKMIETQNVDAVIAIGSVIQGETKHFDFVCDATANGIKDLNVKYDVPVIFCVLTDNTLQQAIDRSGGKHGNKGTEAAIAAIKMAALGK, encoded by the coding sequence ATGGCTACTGAAAATAAAAATTTATCACATTACGATAAAACAGCAATCCCAAGCGCGAAGCAATTTCGGTTTGGGATTGTTGTTTCAGAATGGAACGAGCAGATAACGGGAGCTTTGTGTGAGGGCGCAAAGGAAGCCTTGCTGGATTGTGGGGCTATTGCCGGAAATATTGTAAAATGGGATGTTCCCGGAAGTTTCGAGCTTACTTTTGGGGCAAAAAAGATGATAGAGACGCAGAATGTGGATGCGGTTATAGCCATCGGTAGTGTTATCCAGGGAGAGACCAAGCATTTTGATTTCGTTTGCGATGCTACGGCGAACGGTATTAAGGACCTCAATGTTAAATATGATGTTCCGGTTATTTTTTGTGTTTTGACAGATAATACGCTTCAGCAGGCTATTGACAGAAGTGGTGGGAAACATGGGAATAAAGGAACTGAAGCTGCGATAGCTGCCATTAAAATGGCTGCGCTGGGGAAATAG